ATAATTGCTGTAACTCATATGTCCAATGTTCTTGGAGTTATAAATCCAATAAGTGAGATCAGAGAGATGTCTAAAAAATTTGGTTCTTATTTAGTGCTAGATGGTGCTCAAAGTGTTCCACACTTTAAGGTTAATGTAAAAGAAATAGATTGTGATTTTTTATCATTTTCAGCTCATAAAATGTTAGGACCCACTGGGATAGGTATACTTTATGGTAAAGAAGAGCTGCTCAATGAAATGCCACCATTTTACTTTGGAGGTGATATGATTTCAGAAGTTTCATATGAATCTGCAAAATGGAATGATTTACCTTATAAGTTTGAAGCAGGAACTCCTAATATAGCAGATGCTATAGCTACAGGGGTCGGTGTAGATTATCTTAATAGCCTAGGTATGGATAATGTATTTCAGCATGAAGAGGAAATAACACACTATGCAATAGAAAAGATTATGGAATTAGGAGATTACAATATCATTGGTCCTGTAGACGATCATTCTAGAGGAGGAGTAATTTCCTTTACTCATAATCAAATACATCCTCACGATATAGGAGAAATATTAGATAAATTTGGTATTGCAATTAGAACAGGTCATCATTGTGCGATGCCTCTAGTAAGATCGTATGAAATAGTTGCAGCAGCTAGGGCAAGTTTTTATTTCTACAATACTAAAGAGGAAATAGATATATTTATAGAAGCATTGAAAGAAACAGTGAACTATTTTAGCAAGTTCTAATTTATTTTTGGATTGAATGATTCAAATGATTTTCTACAAAGATCTGATGAATTATACTCTGTTCCAATAGTATTTTTTACAGATACAAATTTTGAATTTTTCCAAACACATTTAAGTTTCCACATATAATCCTTACCTTCTACCCAATAGTCATAGCTTGAGATATTATCTTTTATACAATTATAAATCTTAGAAGATTTACTATCTAAACTTGAATTTTTATCTAATGAACAGTTTCCATATCTAGACCTAGAAGCAAAATTTATATCAGGATCGTTATAAAATACTGATAATGTTTCATTAAAATCATTCATATTATCTACAGGATATATTGCAACCGCCAGATAAAGCTCTTCTTCTTTGAGTTCATTTAGAAGACTATATGAAAATCTTGGAATAAATATTCCTTTAGAGTAAGTATGAAATATACTGATTTCATTTTGATTAATTAAATCAGCAGAAAGCTGTCTGTATGTAACTAGATCTTCCTCACCCAATTCAGCTACATCCTCACCTAAAATAGAGTCTTCAGGGTAATAAATTTCAAAATATTTACATAAAGGATTATCGGATCTGCAGATATTTTCTGAATTTCCACATCCTAATATAAATAAAAAAAGTAAAATGTAAAAAATTTTCTTCATTTTAAAATTTCGAATCCTAGATATAATTCACTTATAATGTCTGATTGACCAGAATAAATTGATGCTGAAGGCATTGATTCGGTGCTCATTCTCATCAATGGTATATTTTTATTTTGACTCAATGAAGAATCAGATAATTCTTCAAAGTAAATTATATTACCTAAGTTTATACCTAATCTTTTTTCATAGAACGAAGCTTTATATTGAGCATCTTCAATTGCTCTTTCTCTTGCTTCAATTTTATTTTCTTCCTTATCCTTTGGTAAAAAATTAATATCACTAATTCTTAGTGTATTTCCTGTTTGGATTGTCGATTGATTGATCAATTCTGTAATAATGGTAATTTCGTTTGAGGTCAAAGAAATTGAGTTACTAACCTCATAAGCAATAATTTCACTCTCGCTCCACTCTCCATACTCATCTTTCTTCTTAATCCATCTTTCTACAGGAGATACATTAAATTTCTTTGTAAATATATCTTTTTCACCTATGCCTAAAGATTTAGCAATATCTACAACTTTATTTATATTTTCATTAACTATTTTTGACGCATTAATAATATCTTTATCTCTATGTTCGATAGATATATTTATTTCAATAATTTCCTGATCTTGCTTAACAGTACCTTTTCCTGAAATCCAAAAAATATTTGATTCAATATTTGTATTTTCGTTTAGTAAATTTGATTTAGACAATAAATTTATGTCTTCATTATTTACGCTGGTCTTAGTTTCTTCGTTGTTATTAGATTCACATGAAAAAATAATTAGCAAACATACAATATATAGAATTATTTTTTTGTCATTAAAAATTTTCATTATTCCATAGTATTTTTTAAGTCTTTATATATGATAAATGTAATTATTAGACATAAAATCCCTAATATAGACATAATTCTCATACTTTGTGAAACTCCAAGGCTATCGCCAATAAAACCTGTAATTAAGCTACCTATAGGAAATAAGCTAATTCCTAACTGTTGTAATCCATTAACTCTACCCCTTAGTGGATTTGGTGTTTGAGTAATAAGGATTCTTGAATGCATATTCATAAAAAATGTTGTACCTGTTCCTAATGCAATTAGTATTATACAAGCAAATATGAATGAAGGAATATAAGTAAAAACTATTGATCCTAAGCATAGAAATATAGTTGAAATTAAAAAAACTAAAGCAGGTCTACTTATTCTAACAATCATAGGTAGTAAAAATATAGAACCAATTAAAGCTCCTAGTCCTTGGCATGAAACCATGAATGAAAATTCAAGTGGGCTAGCATCATAAATAAATTTTGCAAAATAAGGACTCATAGATTCAAAAGTAAAAGCAAAGAAATTGCCTAAACTAATAATTATGAGTGTGACTAAAATTATGGGTTTAGTTTTTGCAAAGCTAAATCCAGCCTTAAAACCAGAGTATGTTTTTATTTTATTACTCATTATCTTCAGCTTAGGAATCTTTATAAGAATAATCAAACCAAAAATATTAATTATTGAAAGAGAGATATATAGTAATGTAAATCCACTAATTTCTAAAATAAACATTCCGATATTTGGGCCTATAAACCATGCTAAGTTTATATAAATTACATTTGCAGCTATTCCAGATTTTATTATCCTTCTCTTGACTAGTGAGGATAAATAAGAAATTCTTGAAGAAATATCTACTGACATAAGTATTCCAGAAAAAAAAGTAAAAATAAAAATAAGCTCAATATTAGGTGAGTAAAAAGAAATATAAATAGCCCAAAGAAGTAAATAGATACTGTATGTCAAGATGACAAGTTTTATAACTATCAGTCTAGAAAATTTATCAACTAGCCAGCCTGATAATACACCTGAGAATATCATGGGTATAAATTTAATAAAAACCAAGGCTCCAATGCTAGCAGCATTATTCGTGACATTAGTTAGAATGTAGGCAATGACTGTAAAGTCTAAAAACCTTATAGAGTATATTAAGATGCAAGATACTGCAAACTGACTATAAAATTTTTCTTTGAAGATTAAAGATAAATGATAATAGAAATACATAATTTCATTATATATTTCGTGTTCAAATAATTATATTTCAGATTATGTTTGTTAAAGAGAAATTCTAGGAACTTGCTAGACTTTCTAATAATTTATTAAACTCAGAATTCTCATCATTAATGGAATTAATTTCTAAGTTTTGAGTTAAATAATCTAGATTCGGAATTTCAAAAATCTTTTTTTTCATTGTACTATCCTTGAATTAATATTATTCAAGCCTCCTCCTATATTTATTGTTTGACCTGTTACAAATTTGGAATCTTCTGAAAGTAACCATAATATACACTCAGTTAAATCTTCAGGAGAACCAATTTTTTTTAATGGGTTCATATTTATGGCAACTTTTCTACCAGAATCAGAACCAACTATTCTACTGGTTAATTTACTTTCGATTAGGCTTGGTGCAATACAATTAAACCGATAAGATTTATGCCCATAGCTTGATGCACAAGATCTAATTAGTCCTTCATTAGCAGATTTTGCAGCAGATATCGCTTCATGATTTGCAAGACCGTAATTAGCAGCAACTGAAGAAAAGGCAACATAGCTGAAATTTGTCATATTCTTCTTGAGAAGTCGATTAAGTATCCTGTAATTTGTCATAAAATTTACATCTATAACATCTTCCATTTCTTCCTCTTTGAGGAGGTGTAACGGCTTTAAGATCATAGATCCAATAAAATTTATTGCACTAACTTGTGCATTGTCTAAATCCATATCATCTATCAGTGAAAATAGTTCACCTTTGTAGTCTGATAATAGAATTGTTTCAGCTTTATTTTGAATATTAATGGAATTTCTACTAACTAAAGTCAGATCAAAATTATTATCAATGAAATAGTTTATCACTGGAAACGCTATATCACTACTTGCACCAAAAATTATAATTTTTTTATTACTTATATCCATACAAATTTTTTTAATTTTTTTGAAATATAAGAAAAGAGTTTGTTTGAACTCAAGTCACAACCTGGATATACTCCAAATACACTTATTTTTGACAAGTGATCATTTGGTTCTAAATCACATAATTTACATTTCTTATCATCAGGCCGCATGTGACATGTCTCTTATACTAGTCTTAAAGCTATCTTTATTGAATTCTCTAGAGCATTGCATACATTTTAGGCTCTTGAAATTATCAATGTCAGTGTGAACATATAAATCACCTGAACATATAGGGCAAGATTTCAACACTATAGTCATGGTTATACTCCTTTTTTCTAATATATTTAACATAATATTCTCTAATGACATATATAATGTTCCATTAATACAATATGTCTGTTATAGTAAACACTATAAATAGTTTAAAAGTGAGAATGACATGAATTCAAGTTGGTATGTGCCGTCAAAGAAAGAAATTCAATCAGTAGCTGGTCAGCTTCAGTATGCATTGGTTCATGGTCATTATAAGCAAGCAAATATCATTTCTAGAACTATAATAAATCAACAGTGGTCTCCAGCTGTTATATATTTAGATCTTATTCGAACTACTCTAAATCACATTGGTAATCTGTGGCATGAAGGAAAAATACTTATATCTGAAGAACACCGAGCAACTCAATTCTGTCTATTATTAATGGATAGGGTTAGAAATAATTTTAGAATACCTCAGCCAAATGGTTTGAAAATATCTATTACAGCGATAGAAGATGACAAGCATGTAATGGGAACATATATGGCCGCAGATTTCTTTAGATGGGACGGATGGAATGTAGAGTTATTGGGCAGCTCCATTCCTAACAATGATCTTATAATGTATATTAAATCTTCTAAGCCTGACTTTGTTCTTTTATCTTCTACTTATCCTAAAAGTACTGAAAAGCTCATTGATGCTGTTAATAGCTTAAGAACTCTCGATAAATCTATAAAGATTTTAGTAGGGGGCCCAGGAGCACATAAGCTAAAAGGAAATAATGATCTTATTGACGGCTTTGCAGAAGACCCCTTGCAAGCAACTTATCTAGCCAACTCTTTGGTTGAAAGCAACCCATCGATGGTTCCTCTTGAATCTGTTCTCATATCACTTGGCAACAAAATACAAACTGTTAGAAAAAATAGGAATATCAGCCAGCACGTGCTGTCAGAAAAAGCAGGGCTTGCAAGAACCTTTATAAGTGCTGTCGAGCAGGGCAAGCAAAATGTATCTCTTGGGTCACTAAAGTCTATTGCAGACTCCTTGGATGTATCACTTAGTAGCATGCTAGAAGATTAGTACGTTTTTCGTAATAGAAGTGTTTTTTAAATTTATAGTATTTTGAATATTAACAAAAACGTAACAAGTTATAGTTGGATGAATTAGAGTTTTGTATGTTATAATTTAAAATTATAAGTATTTTTACTTAATTCGTAATTATTTTTGGAAATTAGTGTTTCGAGTAAAAAGTAAATAAGAAAGGTTAGTATCAAGTGTTTTTAGTTAGTAAGAAAATAAACAAAAGTTTTTTTGATTCATTCAGTTATAAAGAGGATTTTCAGCATTCAATCTTATCTGAAAAAAATTATTCAAGACTGAATACACCTAAAGAATTTCCTTACATAGAATCCTTATAATTTAACTTCTAATTAATAGAAATACTTTAGTAAACTCTTATCATATAAAAATAAGTAAATTATATGATCATTGGGAATTTTTGAAAAATATTTATCAATATGGGTTGCTCTAGCTATTATAATAGGTACTTTTTTAGGTTATATATTTCCTAATATTTTTAATTCTATTGCACATTTTGAGTTTGAAAATGTAAATTTGCTTGTAGCTCTACTTATTTGGCTCATGATTTTTCCTATGATGATAAATATTGATTTTCTCAAAATCAAAGAATTTAATTCTGCGCCAAAAGGATTAGTTATTACACTAATAATCAATTGGATTGTTAAGCCATTTACAATGGCTATGCTTGGGATTTTATTTTTTGAGTTTTTTTTTAAAAATTTAGTCTCACCTGAAGATGCAAAACAATATATTGCAGGAATGATACTTTTGGGAGTTGCTCCCTGTACGGCCATGGTTTTTGTATGGAGCACTCTAACTAAAGGAGATCCAAATTATACATTGCTTCAAGTATCTATTAATGACCTGATTATGATTTTTGCTTTTGCTCCATTAGTAGCCATTTACTTAGGAGTAACAGAAATTAATGTTCCTTGGAATACATTAATTATTTCAGTTGTTTTATATGTTGTAGTACCCTTAATATTTGGATATTTTATAAGGCAATTTATCTTATCTAATGATGATGTAAGAATAATTAGTTTTAATCAAAATTTTAAACCTATTATTATATTAGCTTTACTACTAACGGTAGTTTTACTTTTTGGTTTTCAAGGTGAAAAGATAGTAGAGTCTCCTTTCATTATTATCCTCATTGCAATTCCACTTCTTATACAAACTTATGGTATCTTTTTCATAGGTTATTTTATTTCTTACATTTGGAAACTACCTCATCAAATCGCTGGGCCTGCTTGTTTGATAGGAACTTCAAACTTTTTTGAACTTGCAGTTGCTGTAGCAATAGGTTTGTTTGGAATTGAATCTGGAGCAGCTTTAGCTACAGTAGTTGGAGTTCTTGTTGAAGTTCCTGTGATGCTTTCTCTTGTATATTTTGTAAATAAAACTAGAAATAATTTTCCTCATTCATAATTTATTTTAATATAATCTAAATATGGAAATAGAAAAAAAAATTCAAGAACTCGATGAAAGAATTAAGAATTTAGAAGAAATCCAAACTGATGTATTAGATATGTTAGAATTTCTTGCTAAAAGAAATAATATCATTACTGATTAAATCCATCTTCTGGTTTTTTTCTTATATTCTTTGTAACCTGCAATTTTCGATAGTTTGTTTTCTTCGTAACTAACTATTCTTAAATTAATTAGATATATTCCAATTAATGAACCTAGAATTATTCCGAAAGAATTAAGTGAAATGGATATTCCTGAGGTAAATATAAAGAATGAGAGATACATTGGATTTCTTGAATATCTAAATATGCCTTTTGATAATATTTTATTAGTTTTTTTAAAAGGAGAGGGTGATTCTGAGTTTTTATAAAATTCTATTAGAGCTAAGGTCATAATTGATATTGATATAACTATTATTGTTATTCCAAAATTTAGAAATACTCCAGAGCTTATGTTTATATTCCTTATAAAAAACAATTCAAGTATCCCCCCAATTATTACAGGGGAAAAAAATAAAAATGGAGGAACCCTTAATATTTTGTGAATTTTATTCATTTGAGTTATACAATTTTATAAAAAATAAAAATAACAATCCAGAAATTAGTAAAATTATTCCTGTAAAAAAGATTGTTATTTCTAGTCCATAATTATCTGACATATACCCTAACAATATGTGTCCTGACCATCCAAAGCCTATAGTAATAAACCAAGCTGAAACAGCTGTACTTCTTAATTCATTAGGAATATTTTTTTGTAAAAATATCCATTGAATAGCATCAAAACAAGCAGAACATCCTCCAATTATAAATAATAAAATTACTATAAAAAAAAGATTAGAGAAAATAGGAATAAATAAAATACTAGCTCCAAAAAATATGCTTATAGAAGTTGCTAATAAATAAGCTTTATTAATATCTTTCCATCTAAATAATAAGATTATTCCAACAAAGGATCCAATAGACATTGTGGTTTGAAGTACACTTAATGTTCCAATCTCTGATTTTAATATAAATTTACTAATTGAAGAAAGAAGACTGAAAAATGAGAATCCAAAAATTTCAACTATTCCAGCAAAAAGAAGTAGATTTCTTGAATAAAAATTACCAAACACTAGATTGAGTCCTTCCTTTATAGAGCTAAAGTAATTTTTTTTATTTTTTATTTCAATTAAGTTATCTGACCTTAGTAATATACTTAATGAACCTAAAATTCCAAATATAGCCGATAGTATTATTGCTTCTTCAACTCCAAATAAGACTGAAAAAAAACCTCCTAATAATGATCCAATAACTCCAGTCATTCTCATAATTAAGGAATAAATCAACATAGCTAAAATTTTTTGATTATCCTCTACAGAATTGACAACACTGCCTTGAAAAGCTGGAACTATAAATGATCTATTTATGCCTGTCATTGCTGATGCTAAATAAGCAATAATAATAAAATTTTTATTCTGAATAACAAGAAGAGCAAATATAAATAGAATAATAAATCTCAATATTCCGACTATTATAATAGTTTTATTTCTTCCAAATTTATCTGCAGCGGCAGCAGTAAATGGTGAAAAAAAAGTTTGAATTATTGAACCAATTGCAAAAGATATAGTTGTAGCTAGAATTGAATCTGTTGATTCTAATATCAACCAACTTATACATAATCTTTCTATCCACTCCGAACAATTATAGAAAAATAATCCAATCATCAAGCTGCGAAATATTGAATTCTTAATAATTAGATTTTTTCTAAAGTTAATTACTGGGTTTAGCATAAAAAAAAATGTTAATTACACTAGAAGTAACAAATATGATAATTTAAGTATATAAATCTAAGTCTTAATTTATAGGAATATTGTGAATCAAATACAAATAAACGAATCATTAATTGTTGTAGATATAGGTACTTCATCTATTAAGACTTCTATTTTTGATTTAAATGGAAAGATATTACCACAATTTTCTGTAGAAATCCCTCACAGTATTACAAGTAAAAATGATGGAACTTCAGAGCAAGATCCAGAACTCTTAAGATCTATAGTTGAAGATTCTATAGATCTTGTCTTAGAAAAATCGCAAGGATTTATTAAGAATATAATAGGAGTAGGTTTTGATTCCATGGCTAGCACTTTAGTTGGAATAGATAAAGATGGAAATGCTATCACTCCGATCTATACTTATGCAGATACTAGGTCAAATAGCCAAGTTGATAAAATCAAAAAAGAATTTAATGAAAAAAGACTTCATCAAGAAACTGGAGCTGCTCAACATACATCATATATTCCATCAAAAATAATATGGATTAAAGAAAATCTTAGTAATTATAAAGATATTGATAAATTTATTGATTTTTCAACATACATATATTCCAAATGGTTTGAAAATAAAAGCTTCAAAGCAAGTTATAGTATCTCTTCTTGGAGCGGATTGTTGGATAGGAATAAATTAGAATGGCACTCAGATCTAATTAAATATTTAGATCTTACAAAAGATAGATTACCTGTTCTAAGTAGATATGACAATTATGAAAAAGGATTAAATAAAATTTACTCAAAAAGATGGAAGAAGTTATCAGAAACTCCATTTTTTTTATCTGTTGGGGATGGCATGGCTGCAACTTTAGGAAGTGGATGTAATAATAGAAAAAAAGTTGCTATAACTATAGGTAGTACTGCGGCAATAAGAATATTGACAAATTCAAAAGTAGAAGAAGTTCCAAAAGGGCTTTGGTGCTATAGGTTACTTGATAATTTTACATTACTAGGTGGATCTTTTTCTGAAGGCGGAAATCTTATCAATTGGGCTAATAAGAATTTAAGGCTTCCTAAATCAGAAAACTTAAATAATCAGCTATTAAGATTAGAGCCAGGTGCACATGGAATTTCAGTATTACCTTTTTTATTAGGTGAAAGAGCATTAGGATGGTCAAATAACTCTAAATCTATAATTTCTGGACTGAAATACTCTAATACATCTACAGAAATACTACAGTCTTTTTTAGAATCCATAAGCTATAGATTATTTTTGGTTTATCAATTGTTAGAAAAATTTATTGATAATGAATCAGAAGTAATAGCAAGTGGGGGTGCAATAAAAAATTTACCTTGGTGGATTCAAACTACATCTGATGTTTTAGGTAAAGAAATAAATATTTCGAAAGATAATCAAGATACTGGAAAAGGTGTTGCAATACTTATACTAAAAGCTTTGGGTCTAATAAATAATTTTGAAGATATTAATACTGAAATAGAAGCAAAATATTATCCAAATCAAAAAAATCACAAAATTCATCAGAAATTCATAGCTTATCATTTAGATCTTTATAATAATTATCAATCCTTTAGTTAGATATATGAATAATTAAGTATAATTTAATTATGGAAGAAAAATTTGATTTAGCCATTATAGGAGGAGGTATAGTAGGCTCAGCTGCAGCTTATTATTCGTCCTTAAAGGGTCTAAAGGTTGTTCTAATTGAAAGAGACTCAGTAGCTAGTCATGCCTCTGGTTTCGCCTATGGAGGCATAACTCCAATGGTGGGTTTGGATGAAAATTCTCCGTACGATAAAATTAGCAAATATTCTTACGAGTTGCATAAAAATCTATCTCAGGAATTACCCGACTTTTCTGGGATTGATTATGGTTATAAAATTTACCCAAATATAGAATTAGCATTAGATGAGGAAGAAGAATCTACTCTAAGGGATATATATAAGGAAAACTCAAATAATTATTCTTGGTGTGATAAGAATGATCTAGAAAAAATTGATAAAAGACTAGGTCCTAAAGTTTTATCTGGTCTTGTATCTAATTATTCATCAGGTGTAGAACCTTACAAAATAACCTTGGCATTAGCGACTGCTGCTGAAAAATTAGGAGCAAAAATAATCAATTCCGAAGTTTTAAAATTTATTCCCTCAGGTTCAAAAATCTATGAATTGAAGTTATCTAATGGTAATAAAATAATTTCTGAGAATACAATTATTGCAGCTGGTCCTTGGAGTATGGATTTTTCTGAATGGTTTGGTATACAGATCCCAATTAAACCATTAAAAGGTCAAATTCTAAGATTGAGAAGTAACGAAGTAATTGACAAGGGATTTCATTGGGGTCCAAATTATGTCACTACAAAGCAGGATGGGTTAATTTGGGCAGGAACAACTGAAGAAGATGAAGGATTTGACGAGAATCCTTCAAATTATGGCCTTAATAATATACTTGAATCTGTTGTTGAGATATTTCCGTTTTTAGAAGAGTCTGAACTTGTACTACAGACAGCCTGTCTAAGACCACTTTCAGTAGATAAATCGCCTATTATTTCTAAATCTGATGTTTATGAAAATTTATTCTTGGCTTCAGGTACTGGAAGACAAGGAATACTTCTAGCTCCAGCAATGGGTAAATTGATCTCAGATATGACATCTAATGAAAAAACAGAAATAGATGTTTCTGCTTTTTCTCATGAAAGGTTCAAAAATTAAGCCATTGATGCGCTGGCCCTATACGCTGTCCTAAGATCCTGCTGTTCAAATTCTAATGGTTTTTCTCCCATTGCAAATTCATAAAGCGCAGCTTTATATATTCCTTCCAATGTATAAATAATTGAAACTGAAATACTAGCACATAAAACTCCAACTATCATACCGAGGGTAGGGCTTACTAATCCAAAAAACCATCCTAAAGCACCACTAGCAAGCAAGGCTAGTATTTGGAAAATACCAAATCCAAAGTTTGCAGCAACTTGGTTACCCCATGTTTGTCTAAACAAACCCGAAGATCTTTTTATTGCAGAAATAGGACCCAGATTTTCTGAAACAACAATTGGGACTACAAAAAATGTCATCATAGCCCAACCAGCTTGTAGAAAACTTGCAAAAATTTCAGTCATGATTTGTCCCATCATTCCTCTGTTTCTACCACTTGATCTTATAGCTGCAAAAATTAATGCCATTATAGTTACTATTATTGACCAAAGGAATATATGGTGAATATGTTTGAATGCGTGACTTAGACCAGAAGATATATTTGGATCACCACCCCTAAGTCTTTCTAGTGCTGCAGAAATTAAAGCTGAGTTAAAAAATACAACAATAAAATTAGCTCCAAAAATTAATATTGCTAAAGGAATTATAGAACCTTGTTCATCTTGATTTTCAGATAAACTGATTCCACCCATAGAAAATATAACTCCTAAAAGTATAATTACAAATAATGCGGCTAGAATCGGAAATAAAACAAGCTCCTTATCTTTTTTTAAGACTTTTACGCATGATTTCATAAGGTGAATAGTGTTTGATATATTACCAAAGAATCCTTGATTTACCAAAATATGCTCCTGATCATAACTAAATTAAACTTAATTATATTATTTTTTTTATGAATTACTCAAGAGTTGCTGTCTGAGCTTTCTTAAGTAAATCCCAATTAATTTCATATCCAAGCCCTGGTTTAGTTGGAGCAGTTACATATCCGTTATCAAAATTAATGTCCTCAATCAAACCAAACATGTTAGCTCCTGTACATGGGAAAAACTCGAAGAATTCACAGTTAGGGACTGCCATTGTTAGGTGAAGATTTGCAACATTATTTAAAGAATTACCTCCATGATGAATCTCGCATTTCATATTAAAACCTTCAGCAAGATGACAGAGTTTTATCATTGGAGTAATACCTCCAGTTACAGGGACATCTCCTCTTAGAAAGTCTGTGGCATATTCTGTGATCCATTCTGCCATGCCATAAAATCTTCCTGGAGCATATTCTGTAGACATTATAGGAATATCTAACTTTTGATGAAGCTTTTTGTAGCTATAAATATCTTCTTCTACTAGTGGGTCTTCATACCAATAAAAATTAAGATCTTCTATCGCTCTTCCTACTCTTACTGAATCTTCATATTGATATGACCACATGGAATCTAACATTAACTTCATATCATCTCCTACTGCTTCTCTTACTGCTTTGCAAATTTCAATATCATACTTGGGTTCACCATGTGGATGAATTTTATGAGCAGTCCAACCCATCTCTTTGAATTTAATGGCTTCTTCTGCATATTCTTCTTTTGTAGCATGATAAGCGGTTGAAGAATAGACAGGTGCAGTTTCCTTATATGTGCCTATAAGCCTATGAATAGGTTGATTAGCTATTTTTCCATTAATATCCCATAAGCAAACATCAATTGCAGCAATTACATAAGTAGAAACAGATCTATTCATTTTCCACATATCTTGCCAAATTGCCCCTATATCCAGCGGATTTCTTCCAACAATTATTGGTTTTATAAATTCAATTAATCCAGGAGCATGGTGATTTGCTCCAACTCTAGAACTTCCTAAAAAGGAATTACCGCTAACACCTTGATCAGTTTCTACTGTAACCACCCCTAGTTGAACAGTACCTCCAAATTGTGTGTGATCATTGGTTTTCCAAGGCTCTGTCGGCCAGTCAAATAATTCTACTTTCACATTAGTAATTTTCATCTCTTCTCCAGTTTAGAAATCTAATTTGAATGTTATGTTATCATACCTGTTGTATGAAAAATTATAAAT
This sequence is a window from Dehalococcoidia bacterium. Protein-coding genes within it:
- a CDS encoding DUF6159 family protein, producing MVNQGFFGNISNTIHLMKSCVKVLKKDKELVLFPILAALFVIILLGVIFSMGGISLSENQDEQGSIIPLAILIFGANFIVVFFNSALISAALERLRGGDPNISSGLSHAFKHIHHIFLWSIIVTIMALIFAAIRSSGRNRGMMGQIMTEIFASFLQAGWAMMTFFVVPIVVSENLGPISAIKRSSGLFRQTWGNQVAANFGFGIFQILALLASGALGWFFGLVSPTLGMIVGVLCASISVSIIYTLEGIYKAALYEFAMGEKPLEFEQQDLRTAYRASASMA
- a CDS encoding gluconokinase encodes the protein MNQIQINESLIVVDIGTSSIKTSIFDLNGKILPQFSVEIPHSITSKNDGTSEQDPELLRSIVEDSIDLVLEKSQGFIKNIIGVGFDSMASTLVGIDKDGNAITPIYTYADTRSNSQVDKIKKEFNEKRLHQETGAAQHTSYIPSKIIWIKENLSNYKDIDKFIDFSTYIYSKWFENKSFKASYSISSWSGLLDRNKLEWHSDLIKYLDLTKDRLPVLSRYDNYEKGLNKIYSKRWKKLSETPFFLSVGDGMAATLGSGCNNRKKVAITIGSTAAIRILTNSKVEEVPKGLWCYRLLDNFTLLGGSFSEGGNLINWANKNLRLPKSENLNNQLLRLEPGAHGISVLPFLLGERALGWSNNSKSIISGLKYSNTSTEILQSFLESISYRLFLVYQLLEKFIDNESEVIASGGAIKNLPWWIQTTSDVLGKEINISKDNQDTGKGVAILILKALGLINNFEDINTEIEAKYYPNQKNHKIHQKFIAYHLDLYNNYQSFS
- a CDS encoding mandelate racemase is translated as MKITNVKVELFDWPTEPWKTNDHTQFGGTVQLGVVTVETDQGVSGNSFLGSSRVGANHHAPGLIEFIKPIIVGRNPLDIGAIWQDMWKMNRSVSTYVIAAIDVCLWDINGKIANQPIHRLIGTYKETAPVYSSTAYHATKEEYAEEAIKFKEMGWTAHKIHPHGEPKYDIEICKAVREAVGDDMKLMLDSMWSYQYEDSVRVGRAIEDLNFYWYEDPLVEEDIYSYKKLHQKLDIPIMSTEYAPGRFYGMAEWITEYATDFLRGDVPVTGGITPMIKLCHLAEGFNMKCEIHHGGNSLNNVANLHLTMAVPNCEFFEFFPCTGANMFGLIEDINFDNGYVTAPTKPGLGYEINWDLLKKAQTATLE
- a CDS encoding DUF1295 domain-containing protein; the protein is MNKIHKILRVPPFLFFSPVIIGGILELFFIRNINISSGVFLNFGITIIVISISIMTLALIEFYKNSESPSPFKKTNKILSKGIFRYSRNPMYLSFFIFTSGISISLNSFGIILGSLIGIYLINLRIVSYEENKLSKIAGYKEYKKKTRRWI
- a CDS encoding FAD-binding oxidoreductase; translation: MEEKFDLAIIGGGIVGSAAAYYSSLKGLKVVLIERDSVASHASGFAYGGITPMVGLDENSPYDKISKYSYELHKNLSQELPDFSGIDYGYKIYPNIELALDEEEESTLRDIYKENSNNYSWCDKNDLEKIDKRLGPKVLSGLVSNYSSGVEPYKITLALATAAEKLGAKIINSEVLKFIPSGSKIYELKLSNGNKIISENTIIAAGPWSMDFSEWFGIQIPIKPLKGQILRLRSNEVIDKGFHWGPNYVTTKQDGLIWAGTTEEDEGFDENPSNYGLNNILESVVEIFPFLEESELVLQTACLRPLSVDKSPIISKSDVYENLFLASGTGRQGILLAPAMGKLISDMTSNEKTEIDVSAFSHERFKN
- a CDS encoding MFS transporter; translation: MLNPVINFRKNLIIKNSIFRSLMIGLFFYNCSEWIERLCISWLILESTDSILATTISFAIGSIIQTFFSPFTAAAADKFGRNKTIIIVGILRFIILFIFALLVIQNKNFIIIAYLASAMTGINRSFIVPAFQGSVVNSVEDNQKILAMLIYSLIMRMTGVIGSLLGGFFSVLFGVEEAIILSAIFGILGSLSILLRSDNLIEIKNKKNYFSSIKEGLNLVFGNFYSRNLLLFAGIVEIFGFSFFSLLSSISKFILKSEIGTLSVLQTTMSIGSFVGIILLFRWKDINKAYLLATSISIFFGASILFIPIFSNLFFIVILLFIIGGCSACFDAIQWIFLQKNIPNELRSTAVSAWFITIGFGWSGHILLGYMSDNYGLEITIFFTGIILLISGLLFLFFIKLYNSNE